From a region of the Oculatellaceae cyanobacterium genome:
- a CDS encoding M23 family metallopeptidase: MKFPSLVLIASLILTLMPCKANGQEITVETKPFEEVTSTTASDSQAFPQPTPSNNIKFDSANKNAQGKQTSAYTGTDVFPNSGFISIPVPPPVSQSAYIQLPVPPADSQVNPLSAKFIWPAQGRVTSGFGRRWGRAHKGIDIAGPIGAPIVAAATGVVTKAGWVSGGYGNLVEIQHFDGSVTRYGHNSKVLVMVGQSVEQGQMIAEMGSTGHSTGPHCHFETLIPGKGAINPIINLASRSTISQAGR; the protein is encoded by the coding sequence ATGAAATTCCCCTCCCTAGTACTGATAGCCAGTCTGATCCTAACTTTGATGCCCTGCAAAGCTAATGGACAGGAAATCACAGTCGAAACCAAACCCTTTGAGGAAGTAACATCAACTACAGCCTCAGATTCACAGGCATTTCCCCAGCCAACGCCGTCAAATAATATCAAGTTCGATTCAGCGAACAAAAATGCTCAGGGGAAACAAACAAGTGCATACACAGGTACAGATGTATTTCCTAACTCTGGATTTATTTCCATTCCTGTACCACCCCCAGTTTCACAGTCTGCATATATTCAGCTTCCTGTACCACCCGCAGATTCACAAGTAAATCCTCTTTCCGCTAAATTCATTTGGCCCGCTCAAGGTAGGGTAACATCGGGATTTGGTCGGCGTTGGGGAAGGGCGCATAAAGGAATTGATATTGCTGGGCCAATAGGCGCACCAATTGTGGCGGCTGCAACTGGGGTAGTAACTAAAGCTGGTTGGGTTTCTGGCGGTTATGGCAATTTAGTAGAAATTCAGCATTTTGATGGCAGTGTGACACGCTATGGTCACAACAGCAAAGTTTTAGTGATGGTTGGTCAATCTGTTGAACAGGGACAAATGATTGCAGAAATGGGTAGTACAGGGCATAGTACTGGCCCCCACTGTCATTTTGAAACGTTGATACCAGGAAAGGGAGCGATTAACCCAATTATTAATTTAGCTAGTCGTTCAACAATATCTCAGGCTGGGCGATAA
- a CDS encoding prevent-host-death protein, translated as MHLVNLKEVEAILTDLIEEAASGEEVVITRTDGASFKIVPLSRVGASAKFGSARGLVKMSDIS; from the coding sequence ATGCACCTAGTTAACTTGAAAGAAGTTGAGGCTATACTAACAGACCTAATTGAAGAAGCTGCAAGTGGGGAAGAAGTTGTCATCACACGGACTGATGGAGCCTCTTTTAAAATTGTGCCACTGAGTAGGGTAGGAGCAAGCGCAAAATTTGGCAGTGCTAGGGGTTTAGTAAAAATGTCAGATATTTCCTAG
- a CDS encoding alpha/beta hydrolase: MSNLYTWNNYRCGYAAHSASNPKVNSEVPLLLVHPIGVGLSRHFWERFCNEWFKTGGSNPIYNPDLLGCGESEKPRMAYTPHDWAEQLQYFLQTEIKQPVILLVQGALLPVAIALIHLQKEQNLIKGLVLSGPPSWSLITKPTSTLRQKLLWNLFFDSPVGTAFYRYARTPQFLRSFSGRQLFDSVEDVDSQWIDMLLAGAANPNSRYAVFSFLAGFWRQNYADAIAKMTQPTLVVMGETASSISKTGKGETPDQRLANYLQYLHAGEGIKIPGRNVLPYESTADFVSAIAPFVKKLS; the protein is encoded by the coding sequence ATGTCCAATTTGTACACCTGGAACAATTATCGCTGTGGCTACGCAGCACATAGCGCCTCTAATCCCAAAGTTAATTCTGAGGTTCCCCTGTTATTAGTACATCCTATTGGTGTTGGGTTATCTCGGCATTTTTGGGAGCGATTTTGCAATGAATGGTTTAAAACAGGTGGCAGTAATCCAATTTATAACCCAGATTTACTGGGATGCGGTGAGAGTGAGAAGCCCCGTATGGCTTATACCCCCCATGATTGGGCAGAGCAATTACAATATTTTTTGCAAACAGAGATAAAACAGCCTGTTATTTTACTGGTGCAAGGTGCTTTGTTACCTGTTGCGATCGCCTTAATTCATCTCCAAAAAGAGCAAAATTTAATTAAAGGGCTAGTTTTAAGTGGCCCTCCTTCTTGGTCTTTAATCACTAAGCCTACAAGTACTTTACGGCAAAAATTGCTGTGGAATTTATTCTTTGATTCTCCTGTAGGCACTGCGTTTTATCGTTATGCCCGAACACCCCAATTTTTAAGGTCATTTTCAGGAAGACAGTTGTTTGACTCAGTTGAGGATGTTGATTCACAGTGGATAGATATGTTGTTGGCAGGCGCAGCAAACCCAAATTCTCGCTATGCGGTTTTTTCCTTTTTAGCGGGGTTTTGGCGGCAAAATTATGCAGATGCGATCGCCAAGATGACTCAACCTACTTTAGTCGTCATGGGAGAAACAGCTTCCAGTATCAGTAAGACTGGGAAAGGGGAAACTCCCGATCAACGCTTGGCTAACTACCTTCAGTATTTACACGCAGGGGAGGGGATCAAAATTCCTGGTCGCAATGTTTTACCCTACGAGTCAACTGCGGATTTTGTCAGTGCGATCGCACCTTTTGTTAAAAAGTTGTCCTAG
- a CDS encoding AI-2E family transporter codes for MAIGLLLLLLWQLQSLLVILMIAVVLAAALAPVVDSADRWNIPRWLTVLGVYLALIAGLTGFGVLIGPPVVTQIERLIRQLPFYLELLRGLAENLAMRLGMTQPQLIRQIFDTQGLTSWLIGSSQQLLVRSYGLTRGLLGGLFSLLLALIVSGYMLAGSENLINGLVSLFPQPWDKRLADQVEPMSHRMGNFIQGRVLVSAILGVVITIGLSFLGLSEFALALGAIAGFTNLIPFVGPILGAAPALVVAVSLGGWTFLWVLLLFVVIQNVETYVLDPLLVGPSVKIHPLYQLLAVLGGTQVLGIVGALIVPPWVAGAAVLLENLYLKPKMFADQQTKLLDSSQTEILTTVPNNSPTFNKGG; via the coding sequence GTGGCTATCGGATTGCTACTGTTATTGCTATGGCAATTGCAAAGTCTGCTAGTAATTCTGATGATTGCAGTAGTGCTGGCGGCTGCCCTAGCCCCTGTGGTTGACTCTGCTGACCGTTGGAATATTCCCCGTTGGTTAACAGTTTTGGGTGTTTACTTAGCTTTAATAGCTGGTTTAACTGGCTTCGGGGTGTTAATTGGGCCGCCAGTAGTTACACAAATTGAGCGTTTAATCCGTCAACTTCCCTTCTATTTGGAATTACTAAGGGGTTTGGCAGAAAATTTGGCAATGCGCTTGGGGATGACGCAGCCGCAGTTAATCCGGCAAATATTTGATACTCAAGGTCTGACCAGTTGGTTGATTGGATCGAGTCAACAATTATTGGTACGTTCTTATGGTCTGACTAGGGGGCTTTTAGGTGGCTTATTTAGCTTGCTATTAGCTTTAATCGTTTCTGGCTATATGCTGGCGGGTAGTGAGAATTTAATTAATGGTTTAGTTAGTTTGTTTCCCCAACCTTGGGACAAACGTCTAGCAGATCAGGTGGAACCAATGAGTCACAGAATGGGTAATTTCATTCAGGGACGGGTTTTAGTTTCTGCGATTTTAGGGGTTGTGATTACTATTGGCTTAAGTTTTTTGGGTTTATCAGAGTTTGCTTTAGCTTTGGGTGCGATCGCAGGTTTTACTAATTTAATCCCTTTTGTTGGCCCAATTCTCGGTGCAGCCCCCGCTTTAGTTGTGGCAGTTTCTCTGGGAGGCTGGACATTTTTATGGGTGTTGCTGTTATTCGTAGTTATCCAAAATGTGGAAACTTATGTGCTTGATCCACTGCTTGTAGGCCCTTCTGTGAAAATACACCCGTTATATCAACTATTAGCTGTGTTGGGAGGAACGCAAGTTTTGGGTATTGTTGGGGCTTTAATTGTTCCCCCTTGGGTTGCGGGTGCTGCTGTGCTACTGGAAAATCTGTATTTAAAACCCAAAATGTTTGCCGATCAACAAACCAAGTTACTAGATTCTAGCCAAACTGAAATTTTAACTACTGTGCCAAATAATTCGCCAACTTTTAATAAAGGTGGTTAA
- a CDS encoding NAD(P)-binding domain-containing protein produces the protein MEIRRICVIGAGISGLVTAKVFTEEGYDVTVFEKKSGLGGVWELSRTYPALTSQNTADTYGFSDYPMPASYPDWPTAEQIRDYLESYAKHFGINDLIRFKTEVTNVSLKTDAQPTWVVTTRTKDQDQLQPRESSHEFDFVVVCNGTFSNPKLPSLPGKDDFTANGGQILHSTEFNDTSIVEGKRAIVVGYGKSACDIASIAANTATECTLVFRQAMWKVPRHFLGLVNLKYILLTRFSEAWFPYRQMGRIETMLHSIGKPLVWLFWRNVETLLRLQLGLDSCGMKPDYHIDDLECSVSVASPGFFKYIRAGKIKPIKTSIARFIPGGVELANGQQVLADVVIFGTGFTQSIPFLQEQYRRMLIDEEGIFQLYRHLIHPEIPQMGFVGYNSSFFSQLTSEVGAWWLLDYVNGKLSLPSTEEMYQEIADELDWMKTRFPTVVVGGNCLATFSFRHIEQLIKDMDTSHKLKIWKGIPQVMLPIDISMFNKVRQELKLLRAQN, from the coding sequence ATGGAAATTCGACGCATTTGCGTAATTGGGGCTGGGATTAGCGGTTTGGTAACAGCTAAAGTTTTTACAGAAGAAGGCTATGATGTCACGGTTTTTGAGAAGAAATCAGGATTGGGTGGCGTATGGGAACTCTCTCGAACTTATCCAGCATTGACCAGCCAAAACACGGCTGACACCTACGGTTTCTCTGACTATCCCATGCCCGCGTCTTATCCAGATTGGCCAACAGCAGAGCAAATAAGAGATTACTTAGAATCTTACGCCAAGCATTTTGGCATAAATGATTTAATTCGCTTCAAAACCGAAGTAACCAATGTTTCTTTAAAAACTGATGCACAACCAACATGGGTAGTTACTACTAGAACCAAAGATCAAGATCAACTGCAACCTAGAGAGTCAAGTCACGAATTTGACTTTGTTGTAGTGTGCAATGGTACATTTAGCAACCCAAAACTGCCTTCGTTACCTGGTAAAGATGATTTCACCGCAAATGGGGGGCAGATACTTCATTCTACAGAGTTTAACGACACCTCTATAGTTGAGGGTAAGCGAGCAATTGTAGTAGGTTATGGTAAATCAGCCTGTGATATTGCCTCAATAGCGGCGAATACTGCTACTGAATGTACCCTTGTATTCCGCCAAGCTATGTGGAAAGTTCCTAGACATTTTCTAGGTTTGGTAAACCTGAAATATATTTTATTAACTCGTTTCTCAGAAGCTTGGTTTCCATACCGTCAAATGGGACGCATTGAAACAATGCTGCACAGTATCGGTAAACCTCTTGTTTGGTTATTTTGGCGGAATGTAGAAACTTTGTTACGTTTGCAATTGGGTCTGGATAGTTGTGGAATGAAGCCCGATTATCACATAGATGATCTTGAGTGTAGTGTAAGTGTCGCTTCCCCAGGATTTTTCAAATATATACGTGCTGGGAAAATCAAACCAATCAAGACAAGTATAGCTAGGTTTATTCCTGGTGGTGTCGAATTAGCAAATGGTCAGCAGGTATTAGCAGATGTAGTTATTTTTGGGACTGGTTTTACTCAATCAATTCCCTTTTTGCAAGAACAATACCGTCGGATGTTGATAGATGAAGAGGGAATATTTCAGCTATACCGCCATTTAATTCACCCAGAAATTCCACAGATGGGTTTTGTTGGTTATAACAGCAGTTTTTTTAGTCAGTTAACGTCAGAAGTTGGTGCTTGGTGGTTATTAGATTATGTTAACGGTAAATTATCACTACCTTCTACAGAAGAAATGTATCAAGAAATTGCTGATGAATTAGATTGGATGAAAACTCGTTTTCCGACAGTAGTCGTAGGTGGAAATTGTCTAGCTACGTTTTCTTTCCGTCATATCGAGCAACTAATTAAAGATATGGATACAAGTCATAAATTGAAAATCTGGAAAGGTATTCCCCAGGTGATGTTGCCCATTGATATATCCATGTTCAACAAAGTTAGACAAGAATTAAAATTGCTCAGAGCGCAGAATTAA
- a CDS encoding mechanosensitive ion channel domain-containing protein — MSCQTKFFQKAILALTIACLIWLPVSAQTKPTAFITLDGRQLFKVTDSGGYSAQQRAEIVDTILKQTVKAGEPPLSVEIIERNGLPVIQVEGRNLLTVTQGDTPPGITVQKQAETWVGILKTSIKKAQQQRSAVYIRNAILLSFGCVLLAIAFSWAIGWIWMYWLHPMLPQEVTTAQTSPKNTGVEQGIKFLIATIRALLWVASAIYITNLFPQTREWSRSVSDILIFTLASPMVPLGDKSYSLIQIIFLIGLFIGLLMSAKTLKKVLRSRVLYMTGMSRGSQETIAQIANYTLILIGTLVLLQVWGLDLSSLTIFASVLGVGIGLGLQGIAKDFVSGLVIIFERPIQVGDFVEVAGKVGTVERISVRSTEILTLDQVSIFVPNSHFLESEVINWSYPSSKSRLKISVRVAYGSNLSAVKNALVDAANEHPDIISEPAPQVWFTGFGQSSLMLNLLVWITQPRKQFQIKSDLYFRIDEILRDRDVEIPFPQRELHLRNGSLPLEVSPQLQDSLIDLAQNLAFWLKNQSNQVPKDPQNSSEFPDDR; from the coding sequence GTGAGTTGTCAGACTAAATTTTTCCAGAAAGCAATTTTGGCGCTGACAATTGCTTGCCTAATATGGTTACCAGTTTCAGCCCAAACAAAACCAACCGCTTTTATTACCCTTGATGGGCGACAGTTGTTTAAAGTTACTGATTCAGGAGGGTATAGCGCTCAACAACGTGCTGAAATTGTCGATACTATCCTGAAACAGACGGTTAAGGCTGGTGAACCACCTTTATCAGTAGAGATTATTGAGCGTAATGGTTTACCTGTGATTCAGGTAGAGGGGCGTAACTTACTAACAGTTACTCAGGGAGATACCCCGCCTGGAATAACTGTGCAAAAGCAGGCTGAAACTTGGGTAGGAATTCTAAAAACTTCAATTAAAAAAGCTCAACAACAGCGTAGTGCTGTGTATATCCGCAATGCTATTTTGCTTTCATTTGGCTGTGTGCTGTTAGCGATCGCATTTAGTTGGGCAATTGGCTGGATTTGGATGTACTGGCTACACCCAATGCTTCCCCAGGAAGTGACAACTGCACAGACATCACCTAAAAATACTGGCGTTGAGCAAGGAATCAAGTTTCTAATTGCTACGATTCGGGCTTTACTCTGGGTTGCTAGTGCTATCTATATTACTAATTTATTTCCCCAAACACGGGAATGGAGTCGCAGTGTCAGCGACATCCTAATTTTTACGTTAGCTTCGCCGATGGTTCCCTTGGGGGATAAGTCTTACTCACTCATCCAGATAATATTTTTAATTGGGCTGTTTATTGGTCTGCTAATGAGCGCGAAAACACTTAAAAAAGTGTTGCGATCGCGTGTTTTATACATGACTGGGATGAGTCGCGGTTCCCAAGAAACTATCGCTCAAATCGCTAACTACACTTTAATTTTGATTGGCACTTTAGTACTTCTACAAGTTTGGGGGCTAGATCTTAGTTCTTTAACTATCTTCGCCAGTGTTTTAGGAGTCGGTATTGGATTGGGTCTACAAGGAATTGCTAAAGACTTTGTTAGTGGGTTAGTAATTATTTTTGAGCGCCCAATTCAAGTAGGCGACTTTGTAGAAGTTGCTGGCAAAGTGGGAACTGTAGAACGAATTAGTGTGCGTAGTACTGAAATTCTTACTTTAGATCAAGTATCAATCTTTGTGCCTAATTCCCATTTTTTAGAATCAGAAGTGATTAATTGGAGTTATCCGAGTTCCAAATCACGGCTAAAAATTTCAGTCCGTGTTGCTTATGGGTCAAACTTAAGCGCTGTAAAAAATGCCTTGGTAGATGCAGCGAATGAACATCCAGATATTATCTCTGAACCTGCACCTCAAGTTTGGTTTACAGGATTTGGGCAAAGTTCTTTAATGTTAAATTTGCTAGTTTGGATTACACAACCACGTAAACAGTTTCAAATCAAAAGCGATCTTTACTTTCGGATTGATGAAATTTTACGCGATCGCGATGTAGAAATTCCTTTTCCCCAGCGAGAACTACATTTACGTAACGGTAGCTTACCCTTAGAAGTTTCCCCGCAATTGCAAGATTCCCTAATTGATTTAGCACAAAATCTTGCTTTTTGGCTTAAAAATCAATCTAATCAAGTACCTAAAGATCCTCAAAACAGCAGCGAATTTCCAGATGATCGGTAA